A single genomic interval of Gossypium raimondii isolate GPD5lz chromosome 11, ASM2569854v1, whole genome shotgun sequence harbors:
- the LOC105761050 gene encoding F-actin-capping protein subunit alpha, with translation MAEEETELSDKQKKEIAKWFLLNAPAGEIQYVAKDLKSVLNNDDVYDEAASEAFPVYNKSHMICLEMPGRFGDVLVTSYGELQGNEYLDPKTAQVAIVDHVKQVCTEVRPATDEELPTPYVEEYRCALEAEMLKYVSEAYPKGSCSVYCINGKDVEGPGNDFELVAVISAARLSPQNFCTGSWRSIWNIECKDDIQVLELKGKLQVGAHYFEEGNVQLDAKHECRDSTMFQSPDDGAIAIASLIRHHETEYLASLEASYLNLPDATFKDLRRKLPVTRTLFPWHSTSQFNLTREISKELGIGK, from the exons ATGGCAGAAGAAGAAACTGAACTGAGCGACAAGCAAAAGAAAGAGATCGCCAAATGGTTCCTCCTCAATGCTCCCGCAGGCGAAATCCAGTACGTTGCCAAag ATTTAAAATCCGTTTTGAATAATGATGACGTCTACGATGAGGCGGCATCGGAAGCATTTCCTGTTTATAACAAATCTCACATGATTTGCCTCGAAATGCCTGGTAGATTCGGAGAT GTGCTGGTTACATCATATGGGGAGCTTCAGGGTAATGAGTATCTAGACCCCAAGACTGCCCAAGTTGCTATAGTTGACCATGTCAAACAG GTTTGTACAGAGGTTAGACCTGCCACTGATGAGGAACTTCCCACTCCATATGTTGAGGAATACCG ATGTGCTCTGGAAGCAGAAATGCTGAAGTATGTTAGTGAAGCTTATCCAAAAGGTTCTTGTTCAGTTTACTGCATTAATGGAAAAGATGTGGAGGGACCCGGAAATGATTTCGAACTTGTTGCAGTGATTTCTGCTGCTAGACTTAGCCCACAGAATTTCTG TACTGGAAGTTGGCGGTCGATATGGAACATTGAGTGCAAAGATGATATTCAAGTTCTGGAATTAAAAGGCAAATTGCAG GTGGGTGCGCACTATTTTGAGGAGGGAAATGTGCAATTAGATGCAAAACATGAATGTAGAGATTCTACAATGTTTCAG TCCCCCGATGATGGTGCAATTGCCATAGCCAGTTTAATTCGCCACCATGAGACAGAGTACCTGGCATCTCTTGAG GCATCCTATTTGAATTTGCCAGATGCCACTTTCAAG GATCTTCGAAGGAAACTTCCAGTTACTCGGACCTTATTTCCATGGCATAGCACTTCTCAATTCAACCTGACAAGAGAGATATCAAAAGAGCTTGGAATCGGGAAGTGA